The DNA region CACATCCCCGCGCACCCGTCCCGTTCATCAGATGCCCCGGCCATTACCATCCCGAGAAGACCCCACCAGTCAACGCGGGAAAGATACTCCCTCCAAGGAAATCGAACCGCTCTCCACTGTGTCCCCGCGCAGTCCGGGCACCCCGCCGCAATCCACGCCGTCAAGTCCGCGTGACGCCACCGCACCAGCCGCCCCAGCGTCACCGGCGCGGGCATCCGCCCCGCATCCCGGAACCGCCACACGCCGCGCTCCGAAATCCCCAGCAGGCCCGCCACCGCCACCACGTCCAAAAGTCTGTTGTCTTCCATCGTCTTTCACCTTTCAGTTTGCCGACCGCCTTGCTACGCCCGGCAGGCGAAAGATGCCACGATTGCGTATCGCGCTATGCGCCCGGAATGCACCCAAAATGCGCCCAAAATGCAGGAACGCACCGCAACAAAAGGTCGCAGTGCGTTCTTGTATTGTCTGGACTGGGGTATCAGGATGCCGCTGTCTTCTTCAACCTTTTTTACCCCCGCGCTTTTTGGGCGCATTTTGGACGCGGGGCTTTTCGATATACCCTGCATTGTTCCCCCACCACCTCCGCGCGGCGCGCACCTTGGAGGGGGTTATTATGTCCAGGGCGAAATCCTCTTGCTCAGTGTTGAGTATGCGGGCTATCTCAGCGTCCCCAAGTCCTTTGTCGAAGTACGGCTTGACCTGCTGCTTGAATTCCCAGTCCTTTACCTTCCCCCCATCAATTGCGCGTTTCCGCCCTTGTATGGGTTTCGGCGCGTCCACAACAGGGACCGCCGGTTTCCAGGGGCCGCGTCCGGCTTCGATAATTTCCGCCGTGAAAACAGGCTTCCATCCGTCTTCCGGTTCCGGCCAGGTGTCATTCAAACGGCTGACCCATTCGGCGGCACCATCGGGGCCGTAGCCGTTGTCCTGAATGCCGCTTTCCCGGTGGCCGCGCAAACCGAGTTCTTCCCGCAGGTAGTCCCGCAACGCCACGGGGAGCATGAGCCAGAGTTCTTCATGCCGGGCATAGAATTCCCCCAGTTCCCGAAGGGAGACCGTCCCGCGTTCGCCGCCCCAGTTGGCTTCCTTCGGGCACTCCGCCCTAATCCACTTTTCCACCAGGTAATGCGGATTCCTTTCCTTCTTCCTCTCCCCGGCGAACGCAACGCCCCTCGGCAAAGGGGGAAGTTTGGCATGGTGACTCGTTTCCAGCATCCACGCGTGGATTAGTTCCATGTCTGCCTTCGAAATGAACCGCCTTCCCCCGTCTCGGAAAACCGTGATTGTCTTGGGCTGCATCTCGCACAATGCGCCATGCGAAGCGTTTTCGCGTGGTTTCTTTTCCGTGGCCACGGGAGGAAGGCCCTGTCCGCCGCTTTGCAGGTGTTCCGCCAGAGACAAGACTTCCGTTTTCCCCTTGTGCCGCAGGTCTTCCGCAATGGCAATCATCTCGTCGGTTATAGGGTACAGTTCACAGGCGCGCAGATAACCTTCCTGTGTCAAGTGCCCCTTGCCTGTTGCGGCGTCTGTGTTCCTGCAAATCCACCGGACAAGGTCATCCGGTCCCCAGTTCGGCGGAAGCGGTACTTCCGACGGTGCCCCGAAAGTATTCTGAATCCGCGACACTATCCGGGGAATTTCGGGGGCGGTGGTGAGATACCGCGCCACCGCTTCGCGCTGTTCATCTGTCAAGGAATCCTCCCCTTGCCCCTGTGGATTTCCAAGCGAATCAAACCCCAGTAATCCGTGTTCCTTCGCCCACGATTTCAGGCGGTCATGTTGAAGGTGGCGCTCTTTCATCGTCTTGGGTGTCGTTTTCACACCTTTCGCGCGGGCGTTCAGGGGGAAGATGTCCCGTGTCAGAAACGCATCTCTCCAAACATCTGGCAGGCTCTCCCAAAGGAAAGGTAGGGGGGAAGATGCGAAGAATTCGCCCAGGTGTTGCAGCCGCACCGCCGGTTGACCGTTCACAGACTCCGCTGCTGGGAAACGTGTGACTTCCCGCGTGAATAGATTCGGAACGCCCGTTGTGGTGACAAGGCCCCCCTTTGGTATCTTCCCGCGAACCTGTGCCGCGCGTATCAACGCCCCTATTTGTTCGGGTGTCGCTTTGCCTTCCCCCGCATCCCTCATTACCACAAGCGCGTCACGAAACAGCCCCAACGCGATTTTCCAGGGGACATATTCACCCCCCCGAACGGTAAAGACAGCCCTCTCGCCCTGCTTCCCTTCGGATGAACCGTTCCCCATGCTGTGCCCTTTCGGTTCGCCCGGCGGGGCACCAGAAAAGGGCACTCCCCCGGCCCCCGCCGGACGTTCAAACCGGGGCCGTCACCCCGGCAAGAAGAAACTACCACACGGCCCGCCTTTGGTCAACCTGCGGACGCTGTCTCCTGCCGGTTTCAGTCAGGCGGCGTCACCATGCCGCAGGGCGTTTTCGAGTTTGAACGCCGTATCTAGAGAGGAGCCTCGGGAACATGTGCGCCGAGCCGTCTATGCTTGGGAGAAGATATCCCCGGTGCCTCCCGGCAACCAGGACAATCGCACTACAAGGCCCCTCGAGAAATGTCCGCGAG from Candidatus Hydrogenedentota bacterium includes:
- a CDS encoding helix-turn-helix domain-containing protein gives rise to the protein MEDNRLLDVVAVAGLLGISERGVWRFRDAGRMPAPVTLGRLVRWRHADLTAWIAAGCPDCAGTQWRAVRFPWREYLSRVDWWGLLGMVMAGASDERDGCAGMWLLAAIKLIHRMAEAACRWERSGAP